The Desulfovibrio piger DNA segment AGAGCCCTGTGACTGTCGTCTGTGATTTTTGGGGATAGAGTGCGCCCGGAGAATTGCAGGTGCCGTGTCATATGTCTTCTTGGAAAGTACGGTCCTTTTGAGTCGAAGGTCTGACCGTCATGCAAAAATTTTCCGGAAGAAAGCGCGTTTGGGGGAGGATGGGGGCTTGGGGGAAGGGACCCCCTTTTCGCGCCAGTAAAAGGGGGTCCCTTCCCCCAATAAAAGCGACACGGGCCGTGCCCGTTGCGACGGAGGAAGCTGCGGGCGACAGCGGAACAAGGGGGGCTTCCCCCAAAAAATCAGTGTGCTTTCAAAAATCCCTAGCGCCGGGCAGCGGCGAAAAGGGCCACAAGGTCGGTGGCCAGCTTGTCCAGGCTTTGCTCAGGCGTGCAGCGGCCGCTCTTGATGGCCAGCTCGGCGTCCATGATCATGCCCAGACAGCGGGCCAGGGCGGCGGGGCCCAGACGGCGTGCCAGCTGTTGCTTGGCGTTGGCTTCGGAGGGATGGAAGCGGACTTTCTCGCCCGCGCAGGCCTGCCAGAGCTGGCGGAACTCGCGGGCCAGCAGGGAGAGCAGGGGGAAAAGCAGGCCTTCCACGTCCTTGCGGCCCCGGGCCAGCTCTTTCCAGACAGCGGCCAGGTTGCCGGCTTCCATATGGCGGATGCAGGCGAAGATATTGCATTCCGGGGCCCAGGAGCTGGTGGCCAGCATGTCCGTGGTGACGGACCAGGGCATGGCCTGCCCGTCATCCGCCGGGCGCAGGAGCAGGAGTTTTTCCAGTTCGTTCTCCACGGCCTGGGCATCGGGGGGCACGGAGGTGCAGAACTGTTCGAAGGCGTCGGCCTCGAAGGGGATGCCCAGGGCCTGGGCGCGGTCGCGGACATATTTCTTGATGCTGCGCTCGCTCAGGCCTTCGCTGCGCCAGATCCAGCCCTGCTGGTCGGCAAAGCCCAGGCAGCGCAGCTTGGCGATGTGGGCAGGGATCTTGGGCTGGCCTTTTTCCCAGGCCACTTCCAGGCAGAAGAAAGGCCAGCACTGTTCCGAGGGCCGGGCCAGGGCGGCGGAGATCTTTTTCCAGACCGCGGCGGGCCAGAGATGGGCCTGACGCACCACCAGCAGGCGCGGCGTGCCGAACAGCCCCTGGAGGGTGAGCTGTTCCCAGAAGCGCGGCGAAGGCTCCTCGTCCCCCCAGTGGACGTGCCGTTCCCAGCGGCCGCTGTCGCCCTGGGCGCTCACAAGGGCTTCCAGACGGGCCTGCAAAAGGCGGCTGTCCGGGCAGACGAGAAAGGAAAAACCGGGTCTGGGCATGGTACGTCCTGGGTTCGGGATGGAAAACGACGTTGCGGGGAAAAAAGGCGGACGGCATGTCCGGGCCTTCTTCCCCCGCAACGGTTCAGTTCGGTATTGCGGAGCGGGGCTCCCTGCGGGCTAGTTGGCCACCACGTTGACCAGCTTGCCGGGCACCACCACGACCTTGCGGATGGTCAGGCCGCTGGTGTGACGCTGCACGGCGGCGTCGGCCAGGGCCACTTCTTCCATCCGGGCCTTGTCGGCACCGGCGGGCACTTCGATGGTACCGCGCAGCTTGCCGTTGACCTGCAGGGCGATGGTGACGGTATCCTGCACCAGGGCGCTTTCCTCGCACACGGGCCAGGCTTCTTCCTGCAGGGAAGAGGTGTGGCCCATGCGCTGCCACAGTTCCTCGCACAGGTGCGGGGTGATGGGCGAGAGCAGGGTCAGCACCGTGGCCATGGCCGAAGAGAAGACGCGGTTCTCGGCGTCGCTCTTGCCCAGCTTTTCACGGGACAGGTACATGGCGTTGACCAGTTCCATGACCGCGGAGATGGCGGTGTTGAACTGGAAGCGGTTGCCCATGTCCTCGGTGACCTTCTTGACCGTCAGATGCTCGCGGCGGCGCAGGTCGCGGGCTTCGGGCGTGGTCACGTCGTCGGCACCGGCGCCGCAGGCCTTGACCGCGGACAGGCGCTCGGCCTCGTCCATGAACAGACGCCAGACGCGGTGCAGGAAGCGCGAGGAGCCTTCGATGCCGCTGTCGGACCAGTCGAAGTCACGCTCCGGCGGCGCGGCGAAGAGGCAGAACAGACGCACGGTGTCCGCGCCGTACTTGGCGATCATGGCCGTGGGGTCCACCACATTGCCCTTGGACTTGGACATCTTGCTGCCGTCCTTGAGCACCATGCCCTGGGTGAGCAGGTTGGTGAAGGGCTCGTCCAGGCCTTCGGGGTAGAAGCCCAGGTCGCGCAGGACCTTGGTGAAGAAGCGGGCGTAGAGCAGGTGCAGGATGGCGTGTTCCACACCGCCGATGTACTGGTCCACGGGCAGCCAGTACTTGAGGGCGTCCATATCGAAGGCGCTCTCGGTATTGCGGGCGCCGGTGTAGCGGGCGAAGTACCAGGAGGACTCCACGAAGGTGTCCAGGGTATCGGTCTCGCGACGGGCCTCGCCACCGCAGACGGGGCAGGTGCAGCGCACGAAGGAGTCGGTCTCGGGCAGGGGAGAGCGGCCGTCTTCACGCACATGGGCATCCAGGGGCAGGAGCACGGGCAGGTTCTCTTCCTTCTCGGGCACCACGCCGCACTTGTCGCAGTAGATGACCGGGATGGGGGCGCCCCAGTAACGCTGGCGCGAGATGTTCCAGTCACGCAGGCGGAACTGCGTGGTGGCCTTGCCCTTGCCTTCCTTTTCCAGACGTTCGGCCACGGCCTTCTTGCCGTCGGTGTTGGGCATGCCGTCGAAGTCGCCGGAATTGACCATCACGCCTTCGGTGGTGAAGGCGGCTTCCATGGTGGCGGGGTCGAGGACCTCGCCTTCGGGGCTGATGACCACCTTGACGGGCAGGCCGTACTTGCGGGCGAATTCGAAGTCACGCTGGTCGTGGGCGGGCACGCCCATGACGGCGCCGGTACCGTAGTCGGCCAGGACGAAGTTGCCCAGCCACACGGGCAACTGCCGGCCGGTGAAGGGATGGATCACATAGGCGCCGGTGAAGATGCCTTCTTTTTCCAGATTGTCGGACTGGCGCTCCAGACGGTCCATGTTGCGGATGCGGGTCACGAAGGCGCGCACTTCGTCGGCCTTTTCGTAACCTTCGATGAGCTTTTCCACCAGCGGATGTTCGGGGGCCAGGGTCAGGAAGGTCACACCGAACACGGTGTCGGGACGGGTGGTGAAGACTTCCAGATGGTCGACGCCGTCCAGGGGAGCGGGCAGGCCGAAGCGCACGGCCGCACCGGTGGACTTGCCGATCCAGTTGCGCTGCATGGAGAGCACGCGGTCGGGCCAGCCGCCTTCCAGCTTCTGCAGGTCCTGCAACAGTTCGTCACCATAGGCGGTGATGCGCAGGAACCACTGGGTCAGGTCCTTCTGTTCCACATGGCTGTCGCAGCGCCAGCACAGGCCGTCGATGACCTGTTCGTTGGCCAGCACGGTGTGGCAGGAGGGGCACCAGTTCTGGGGCGCCTTCTTGCGGTAGACCAGGCCCTTTTCCAGCAGGCGCAGGAAGAAGCTCTGCTCCCAGCGGTAGTACTCGGGGCGGCAGGTGGCCACTTCGCGGGACCAGTCATAGGAATAGCCCAGACGGCGCAGCTGGGCGCGCATGTTGTCTATGTTGGCATAGGTCCACTTGGCCGGATGGGTGTTGTGCTTGATGGCGGCATTTTCCGCGGGCAGGCCGAAGGCGTCCCAGCCCATGGGATGCAGCACGTTGAAGCCCTGCATGCGCTTGCAGCGGGCCACCACGTCACCGATGGAATAGTTGCGCACATGGCCCATGTGGATGTTGCCCGAGGGGTAGGGGAACATCTCCAGCACGTAATACTTGGGTTTGTCGCTGTGATGGTCGCAGGCAAAGGCATCCTGCTGCTGCCAGCGCTCCTGCCATTTCTGTTCGATGTCCTGCGGGGAATAACGATCTTGCGTCATGACACTTGTCTGCTTTTAGTTGGTGGAATCCTCTCCGGCGGAGAGGGAACCCTTTTCCAGAGCCTTGGCGGCGGCGTCCAGAATACCGTTGACAAAACTGGTGGCGTTGTCTTCGCCGAACTGGCGGGTCAGCTCCAGGGCCTCGTTGATGGCGACCTTGGCGGGGACGTCCTGGCGGTACAGCAGTTCGTACATGGCCAGGCGCAGCAGGGTCAGCTCCACGCGACCCATGCGGTCCACGCGCCAGTTGCGCGAGAAGCGGCTGATGGTCTTGTCCAGTTCATCGCGCCTGCTCCACACGCCCTGCACCAGATCCCAAGCAAAACCGGAAGGCAGCTCGCCTTCTTCGGTCTCCTGATGGTCGGGGGACTGCAGGAAGGCGCGGCGCACGTCTTCCAGCGAGGTGGCGTCGGCGAAGGACAGCCCGTACAGAACCTGAAAAGCCTGGGCGCGTTCGCCCCGGCGGCTGGCGGATTTACCCTTGCTCATGGATTACAGCTGCTCCAGCACGCGGATGGTTTCCAGCATGGCGGCGGCAGCTTCCACGCCCTTGTTGCCGCCCTTGGAACCGGCGCGTTCGATGGCCTGCTCGATGCTGTCGCAGGTCAGCAGGCCGAAGCCGATGGGGGTCTTGTACTGCAGCATCACCTGGGCGATGCCCTTGCTGGCTTCGTTGCACACGTAGTCGAAGTGGGGGGTGGCACCGCGGATCACGGCGCCCAGGGCCACGATGCCGTCATACTTGCCGCTGGCGGCCAGCTTCTGGCAGACCAGGGGCATCTCGAAAGCACCGGGGATGCGCACGATGGTGATGTTCTTGGCATCGAGGCCGTGGCGTTCCAGGTAGTCCAGGGCGCCGCCGGTCAGGCGGTCCACGATGAAGTCGTTGAAACGGGTGGCCAGGATGGCGATCTTGAGGCCTTTGGCATCAAGCATGCCGCTGATGGTAGTGGGATTGCTCATGGTCTGCTCCTAAAGAAAACCGTTTTGCAGTAAAAATTCCTTGTTGATGCCGCTGCTCTTCTGCGGCGTGGCGGGCCCGTCGGCCTGGCACTGCATGATGCGGCGCACGTACTTGCCGATGAGGTCCGTCTCCATGTTCACGCGGCTGCCCGGGCGCCAGTGCAGCATGGTGGTGCGTTTCTGGGTGTCCGGGATGACGTTGACGGTCAGGAAATCCTTGCCGCAGGCATTGATGGTCAGGCTGATGCCGTCCAGCGTGACGGAGCCTTTTTCGATGACTTCCGCCGCAAAGGCCGGCGGGAAGGCCAGCGTGCAGCGCAGGGAAGAACCGGCCTGTTCCACGGAACGCACCGTGGCCACGCAGTCCACATGGCCGCTGACCAGGTGCCCGCCCAGGCGGTCGCCCAGGGCCAGGGCCCGTTCCAGATTGACCAGGTCGCCCTTGCGCAGGTCGCCCAGGGTGGTGCGGGAAAGGCTCTCGCCCGAAGCATAGACAGTGAAGGTGGAACCGCTGTGCCGTTCCACGGACAGGCAGGCGCCGTTATGGGCGATGGACTCCCCGTCCACGATATTTTCCAGAGGGAAGAGGGGGCGCACTTCCATGCGGCACTCCTGGCCGCTGCGGCGCAGGCCCACGATCTCGCCCTGTCCCTGGATGATGCCGGTAAACATGGTCTACTCCTGAGGAATGGCCGGGCGCAGCTGCAGGTGGACGTCGCCGTCGCACAGGGAGGTGCGGCAGACGCGCAGGTCCAGGGCCTCGGCCATGGTGAGGGGGCTGCGGCCGTCGAACAGGGGCGCGGCCTCGTTGTCGCCCAGGATGCGCGGCGCCAGATGCAGCAGGAATTCGTCGGCAAAACCCGCTTCCAGCAGGGAAAGGGCCAGATGCCCGCCGCCTTCGCAAAGCACGTAGGGGCAGTGCAGGTCCTCGTACAGCATGTGGAACATGGCCGGAAAGTCCGGGCAGCCGCGCTGCCCGGGGCCAAGGGCCAGCACGCGCACGCCCATCTGGCGCAGGGCGTGGGCCGCCGTAGAGGCCGCCGCCGCAGGCGAGCAGAGGAAGACCGCCTGATGGGGACGCTCCTTGAGCAGATGGATGTCGCCCGCGGGATTGGGCAGGCGCGAGGTCAGCACACAGGCCAGCGGCTGCTGTTCCACCGTCTCACCGGGGATGCGGGCCGTGAGGCAGGGGTTGTCGGCCCGGAAGGTGCCGCCGCCCACCAGCACGGCGCCCCCGGCACGACCGATACCGGCACGCAGGCGATGCACCAGAGCGCGCGAACCTTCGCTGCTGACCCAGCGGGAGTGGCCGGTACGGGTGGCGATGCGCCCGTCCATGGTGGCGGCCATCTTGAGGATCACATAGGGGCGGCCCTGCTGCCAGGCCAGGAAATCGGCCACCTGGTCGCGGCATTCCCGCTCGCAGACCGGGCCGATGACTTCCACACCGGCGGCACGCAGGCGTTCGGCACCGCCGGCCGCCTTGGGGGTGGGGTCGTACAGGCCGATGACCACGCGCTTGATGCCCGCGGCCAGCACGGCTTCGCTGCAGGGCGGGGTCTTGCCGTAATGGTTGCAGGGCTCCAGCGTGA contains these protein-coding regions:
- the holA gene encoding DNA polymerase III subunit delta translates to MPRPGFSFLVCPDSRLLQARLEALVSAQGDSGRWERHVHWGDEEPSPRFWEQLTLQGLFGTPRLLVVRQAHLWPAAVWKKISAALARPSEQCWPFFCLEVAWEKGQPKIPAHIAKLRCLGFADQQGWIWRSEGLSERSIKKYVRDRAQALGIPFEADAFEQFCTSVPPDAQAVENELEKLLLLRPADDGQAMPWSVTTDMLATSSWAPECNIFACIRHMEAGNLAAVWKELARGRKDVEGLLFPLLSLLAREFRQLWQACAGEKVRFHPSEANAKQQLARRLGPAALARCLGMIMDAELAIKSGRCTPEQSLDKLATDLVALFAAARR
- the nusB gene encoding transcription antitermination factor NusB, translating into MSKGKSASRRGERAQAFQVLYGLSFADATSLEDVRRAFLQSPDHQETEEGELPSGFAWDLVQGVWSRRDELDKTISRFSRNWRVDRMGRVELTLLRLAMYELLYRQDVPAKVAINEALELTRQFGEDNATSFVNGILDAAAKALEKGSLSAGEDSTN
- the leuS gene encoding leucine--tRNA ligase — translated: MTQDRYSPQDIEQKWQERWQQQDAFACDHHSDKPKYYVLEMFPYPSGNIHMGHVRNYSIGDVVARCKRMQGFNVLHPMGWDAFGLPAENAAIKHNTHPAKWTYANIDNMRAQLRRLGYSYDWSREVATCRPEYYRWEQSFFLRLLEKGLVYRKKAPQNWCPSCHTVLANEQVIDGLCWRCDSHVEQKDLTQWFLRITAYGDELLQDLQKLEGGWPDRVLSMQRNWIGKSTGAAVRFGLPAPLDGVDHLEVFTTRPDTVFGVTFLTLAPEHPLVEKLIEGYEKADEVRAFVTRIRNMDRLERQSDNLEKEGIFTGAYVIHPFTGRQLPVWLGNFVLADYGTGAVMGVPAHDQRDFEFARKYGLPVKVVISPEGEVLDPATMEAAFTTEGVMVNSGDFDGMPNTDGKKAVAERLEKEGKGKATTQFRLRDWNISRQRYWGAPIPVIYCDKCGVVPEKEENLPVLLPLDAHVREDGRSPLPETDSFVRCTCPVCGGEARRETDTLDTFVESSWYFARYTGARNTESAFDMDALKYWLPVDQYIGGVEHAILHLLYARFFTKVLRDLGFYPEGLDEPFTNLLTQGMVLKDGSKMSKSKGNVVDPTAMIAKYGADTVRLFCLFAAPPERDFDWSDSGIEGSSRFLHRVWRLFMDEAERLSAVKACGAGADDVTTPEARDLRRREHLTVKKVTEDMGNRFQFNTAISAVMELVNAMYLSREKLGKSDAENRVFSSAMATVLTLLSPITPHLCEELWQRMGHTSSLQEEAWPVCEESALVQDTVTIALQVNGKLRGTIEVPAGADKARMEEVALADAAVQRHTSGLTIRKVVVVPGKLVNVVAN
- the ribD gene encoding bifunctional diaminohydroxyphosphoribosylaminopyrimidine deaminase/5-amino-6-(5-phosphoribosylamino)uracil reductase RibD, coding for MSENIFAPFMREALALAEKGRWSACPNPTVGAVLVRDGQVVARGWHHAAGQPHAEVECLRDAQRQGIDPAQCTLVVTLEPCNHYGKTPPCSEAVLAAGIKRVVIGLYDPTPKAAGGAERLRAAGVEVIGPVCERECRDQVADFLAWQQGRPYVILKMAATMDGRIATRTGHSRWVSSEGSRALVHRLRAGIGRAGGAVLVGGGTFRADNPCLTARIPGETVEQQPLACVLTSRLPNPAGDIHLLKERPHQAVFLCSPAAAASTAAHALRQMGVRVLALGPGQRGCPDFPAMFHMLYEDLHCPYVLCEGGGHLALSLLEAGFADEFLLHLAPRILGDNEAAPLFDGRSPLTMAEALDLRVCRTSLCDGDVHLQLRPAIPQE
- a CDS encoding riboflavin synthase; protein product: MFTGIIQGQGEIVGLRRSGQECRMEVRPLFPLENIVDGESIAHNGACLSVERHSGSTFTVYASGESLSRTTLGDLRKGDLVNLERALALGDRLGGHLVSGHVDCVATVRSVEQAGSSLRCTLAFPPAFAAEVIEKGSVTLDGISLTINACGKDFLTVNVIPDTQKRTTMLHWRPGSRVNMETDLIGKYVRRIMQCQADGPATPQKSSGINKEFLLQNGFL
- the ribH gene encoding 6,7-dimethyl-8-ribityllumazine synthase, producing MSNPTTISGMLDAKGLKIAILATRFNDFIVDRLTGGALDYLERHGLDAKNITIVRIPGAFEMPLVCQKLAASGKYDGIVALGAVIRGATPHFDYVCNEASKGIAQVMLQYKTPIGFGLLTCDSIEQAIERAGSKGGNKGVEAAAAMLETIRVLEQL